Within the Solirubrobacterales bacterium genome, the region TGATCGCGGAGGGCAGTGAGCTGACTATGGTCGCCACCGACTCCTACCGCCTGGCGGTGAAACAGACCCGTCTGGCCAGTCCGGTCGAGTCCGAGCTGAATCGGAACATCCCGGCCCAGGCGTTGAAGGAACTCTCGCGGCTGCTCGGTGCTTCCGAGGCGGACACCGTCCGGCTTGCGGTCACCGACCGGGCGGTGGTCTTCATGCTTGACGGCGCGATCCTCTCAACCACCACGGTCGACGGACAGTTTCCCAAGTACCAGCAGCTCTTCCCCGACTCCTGGGAACACGACATACGCCTGCCGCGAACCGAACTGATGGACTCGGTGAGACGAGTCGGTCAGCTCGCCCAGAAGAACCGTCCCCTGAAGATTCAGCTGACTCCCGGAGAGATCACGATTTCGGCCGAGACACCGGATCTCGGTGATGCCACGGAGAAACTGCCGGCCAACTTCGAGGGTGAAGAGCTGTCGATCGGCTTCAATCCCGATTTCTTCCGTGACGGTCTGGACGTGGTGCAGGGAGACGAGGTTCTCCTGCGGCTGATCTCCCCGCTTCGGCCGGGACTGCTTCAGCCGGTGGATGGCGAGGACTTCCGGTATCTGGTCATGCCGATTCGCCTGAACCAGTAGGGGATGAGGGTCACCCGGATCGCGGCGGACGCGGTCCGCTCCCTGGAGGGAGTGACCCTTGAGCCGGGCCCCGGAGTGACCGTGGTGATCGGCCCGAACGGAGCCGGGAAGACGAACCTGATCGAGGCGATCTACTTCGGCCTCACCACGAGTTCCTTTCGCACCTCGGACCGTCGTGACCTGATTCCTTTCGGATCCGGGTGGGCACGCTGTCGGGTCGATGTGGAGGATGGTCAGCCGGGCGGTGGGATCGTGCACCGGTTCATGGCCGGAATCGACCGATCCGAAGGGATCCGCTTTTCACTGGACGGGGCGGTGGTGGATCGTGTGGAAGCGGCCCGGAATCGACCGGCGATAACCGTTTTCTCCCCGGACCGACTGGAACTGATCAAGGGACCCCCGGCCCTGCGTCGCAGTCACCTCGACGCCTTTGTCGCAATCCGCTGGCCTCACCTTGCGGATACCCGCAGGGAGTATGGCCGGGCGCTGGCTCAGCGAAACGCTCTGCTGGCCGGAATCCGGGATGGCCGGGCGGATCGGGGCCAGCTTCCGTCGTGGGATCTCCAGGTGGCCAGAACCGGGGTGGCACTTGCGGCAACCCGGGCCGATGCGATCGAGATGCTGAAAGTCCCCTGGGTCGAAGCAGCCACCGAGTTGGGTCTGGACGGCGCCCCGGCGCTCTCCTACCGCCCGGGTGGGCCGCAGGAGGTCGATGAACTGGAAACGGCCCTGGGTGAACGTCGGGAAGCGGATATCGACCGTGGCAGAACCGGGATCGGTCCGCATCACGAC harbors:
- the dnaN gene encoding DNA polymerase III subunit beta; amino-acid sequence: MKFEVKNSELSGKLAQVARTVASGGVNPALGGVMIEVVDGRLAFSSTNGDLSLRVPVHLESPVEGDGRVLLPGRLFADVARSLGSGQSRFEYRPASSDVELVSGSSSFHLRTLAGDDFPPLPGPDGETISLGRESLLETIDLVARAASRDDMRQVLTSVQVIAEGSELTMVATDSYRLAVKQTRLASPVESELNRNIPAQALKELSRLLGASEADTVRLAVTDRAVVFMLDGAILSTTTVDGQFPKYQQLFPDSWEHDIRLPRTELMDSVRRVGQLAQKNRPLKIQLTPGEITISAETPDLGDATEKLPANFEGEELSIGFNPDFFRDGLDVVQGDEVLLRLISPLRPGLLQPVDGEDFRYLVMPIRLNQ
- the recF gene encoding DNA replication and repair protein RecF (All proteins in this family for which functions are known are DNA-binding proteins that assist the filamentation of RecA onto DNA for the initiation of recombination or recombinational repair.), whose protein sequence is MRVTRIAADAVRSLEGVTLEPGPGVTVVIGPNGAGKTNLIEAIYFGLTTSSFRTSDRRDLIPFGSGWARCRVDVEDGQPGGGIVHRFMAGIDRSEGIRFSLDGAVVDRVEAARNRPAITVFSPDRLELIKGPPALRRSHLDAFVAIRWPHLADTRREYGRALAQRNALLAGIRDGRADRGQLPSWDLQVARTGVALAATRADAIEMLKVPWVEAATELGLDGAPALSYRPGGPQEVDELETALGERREADIDRGRTGIGPHHDELRVEFRDRQLRRFGSQGQQRLGLLALLFAEREVILASGRPAPLMLLDDVMSELDEERRQRLVARLTAGGQALLTAAEGELVPDQPGVGRVRMADLTAGSAGSPTTGEKSGFDA